A DNA window from Agarivorans sp. TSD2052 contains the following coding sequences:
- a CDS encoding LysR substrate-binding domain-containing protein, producing the protein MQHLYRFSLKQLSVFVCIAETQSVSIAAQQLSMTQSAASMALSQLETGLGQRLFERQGKRLRLNHWGHWLRPRAKRVLMESQHIMQGFAGQQIISGELAVGASQTIAEYFLAQIISRLDKDYPDLVVSPQISNSEVVVAGLLDYRLQLGLIEGHCVDSRIAQQVWCEDQLVVVAGLSHPLAAKQAVNLASLSRARWVLREGGSGTRDIFNGAIHGKISKLKVWREYNHVASLIALVANGAYLSCLPLRSVEQAIQAGELVALNTPDLDMRRTFNFVWRKDSSQNPLRDCFIEHALELKLNP; encoded by the coding sequence ATGCAGCATCTTTATCGCTTTAGTCTTAAGCAGCTATCGGTATTTGTTTGTATCGCTGAAACTCAGAGTGTCAGTATCGCTGCACAGCAACTGTCCATGACCCAATCAGCCGCGAGTATGGCGTTAAGTCAGTTAGAAACGGGGCTAGGGCAGCGATTGTTTGAGCGTCAAGGCAAGCGTTTACGACTTAATCACTGGGGGCACTGGTTGCGGCCCAGAGCAAAACGCGTATTAATGGAAAGCCAACATATCATGCAAGGCTTTGCGGGTCAGCAAATCATTAGTGGAGAGCTGGCCGTAGGCGCTAGCCAGACCATCGCTGAATATTTTCTTGCTCAGATTATTTCTCGCTTAGATAAGGACTACCCTGATCTGGTGGTCAGCCCACAAATTAGTAATAGTGAAGTGGTGGTGGCGGGCTTGCTTGATTATCGTTTACAGCTGGGGTTGATCGAAGGACATTGTGTCGATAGCCGCATCGCCCAGCAAGTTTGGTGTGAAGATCAGTTAGTTGTAGTGGCGGGTTTATCGCACCCTTTAGCTGCCAAGCAAGCGGTTAATCTAGCCAGTTTGAGTCGAGCCCGTTGGGTACTTAGAGAGGGCGGGTCTGGTACTCGAGATATTTTCAATGGAGCGATCCACGGCAAGATAAGCAAATTAAAGGTATGGCGGGAATATAACCATGTAGCGAGCTTAATTGCGTTGGTGGCTAACGGGGCATATTTGAGCTGCTTGCCGTTACGCAGTGTTGAGCAGGCGATACAGGCGGGTGAGTTGGTAGCGCTAAATACGCCTGACTTAGATATGCGACGTACATTTAACTTTGTATGGCGTAAGGATAGTAGTCAAAACCCTTTGCGAGATTGCTTTATCGAACACGCCTTAGAATTAAAGCTAAATCCTTAA
- a CDS encoding bifunctional GNAT family N-acetyltransferase/hotdog fold thioesterase, whose translation MFKVICPDATGEMDKYYQFRWEVLNKPLQLPLGSERDAYDDHSIHRMIRDKNGEPLAVGRLFLSDNKEALIRHVAVSQEQRKLGLGTLLMLALEEAAHEEGVKRIVVNARGDAQKFFTSCGFEAAGSPTFDKVKVKVQQMVKELSPEHRFVRQPKLCTALQQMFNQQIPLSEKMGVRLHQYTGNELTTKLPIAGNGNPHSTMFAGSIYSQAVLSGWGMIWLMLEEHGFAGDIVLAKGEIKHRRAISDNALATVKKSQMKGSLLPLLEGKKCKMTVVVQVFSQEKVAAEFKGFYVILPKA comes from the coding sequence ATGTTTAAGGTGATTTGTCCGGATGCCACCGGTGAGATGGATAAATACTATCAATTTCGATGGGAGGTATTAAATAAACCTTTGCAGTTGCCATTAGGCAGTGAAAGGGATGCTTACGATGACCACAGTATTCACCGGATGATCCGCGATAAGAATGGTGAGCCCTTAGCGGTTGGCCGCTTGTTCTTAAGTGATAATAAGGAAGCGCTTATCCGTCATGTGGCGGTAAGCCAAGAACAGCGCAAGTTAGGTTTGGGCACCTTGTTAATGTTAGCCCTAGAAGAAGCAGCTCATGAAGAGGGGGTTAAACGCATTGTGGTGAACGCCCGAGGTGATGCGCAAAAGTTTTTTACCAGCTGTGGTTTTGAAGCTGCAGGTAGCCCTACCTTTGATAAAGTGAAGGTAAAAGTACAACAAATGGTTAAAGAGCTGTCGCCTGAACATCGTTTTGTTCGTCAGCCCAAGCTATGTACTGCTTTGCAGCAAATGTTTAATCAACAGATCCCATTAAGCGAAAAGATGGGAGTGCGTTTGCACCAATATACCGGTAACGAGCTAACCACTAAGTTACCCATTGCTGGTAACGGCAACCCTCACTCCACGATGTTTGCTGGAAGCATTTATAGCCAAGCGGTTTTATCAGGCTGGGGGATGATTTGGTTAATGTTGGAAGAACACGGTTTTGCTGGTGATATAGTGTTAGCCAAAGGTGAGATTAAACACCGACGAGCCATTTCTGATAACGCCTTAGCGACAGTGAAGAAAAGCCAGATGAAGGGGAGTTTGTTACCTTTACTAGAAGGTAAGAAATGTAAAATGACCGTTGTTGTTCAGGTATTTAGTCAAGAAAAAGTGGCTGCTGAATTTAAAGGTTTCTATGTCATATTGCCTAAAGCCTAA